The genome window CGCGCCCGCCAGGCCGGTCCCCCACGTCCGCACGGCTGTGCCGAAGTGCAGGAGCTCGTCCCCGCGCGTGGCCGCGAAGCCGGCGAGCCGCCCGTCGAGGACGACCGCGAAGCAGTCGGTCCCCGGGTCGTCGATCTCCGCCTCCCACCGGGCACGGACCCGTGCGACCGGGAACGGGTGCTCGTCCTGGGGGAAGATGTGGCCGAGCCCGACCTCGCCGCCCTCTCGCTGCACCTGCAGGAGGACCTCGAGGTCGTCGTGGGCCAGTGGTCGCAGGACCGCCATGTCGTGACGCTACAAGGCACCGAGAGGATCCCATGACCGCCCTGCGCTCGATCCTGCTGTTCGTCGCGGCCGCGGGCCTGGAGATCGGCGGCGCGTGGCTGGTCTGGCAGGGCATCCGCGAGCACCGCGGCTGGGTCTGGGTCGGGTTCGGCGTCATCGCGCTGGGCCTGTACGGCGCGGTGGCGACGCTGCAGCCCGACGCGAGCTTCGGGCGGATCCTGGCCGCCTACGGCGGGGTGTTCGTCGCCGGGTCGCTGCTGTGGGGCATGGTCGTCGACGGGTTCCGGCCGGACCGCTGGGACGTGACCGGTGCGCTCGTGTGCCTCGTCGGCGTCGCGCTCATCATGTACGCGCCGCGCGCCGCCTGACGCGCCGCGACGCCGCGACGCCGCGACCTGCAGGATCACCGGGCGTCCCCGTTGTGCGCCAGCCCCGCGGCCCACGACACTGTCGGCACACGGTCGGCCCCCGCCGGCCCGGCACCGGAGGCGGCATGACGCGGACCAGGGCGAAGCGGGTCGGGATCCTCACGGCGGGCGGTGACAGCCCCGGGCTCAACGCGGCGATCCGCGGGTTCGGCAAGACCGCGATCGGGCACCACGGCATGGAGCTGTTCGGGTTCCGCGACGGTGTGACGGGCCTCGTCGAGAACCGCTACGTCGAGCTGGACGGCAAGGCGCTGTCCGGGATCCTCACGGTCGGCGGGACGATCCTGGGGACGAGCCGCGACAAGGTCCACCGCTACTCCGTGGACGGCGGCGAACCGCAGGACATGGTGCCGACGGTCGTCGAGAACTACCGCGAGCTGGGCCTGGACGCGCTCATCATGCTGGGCGGCGGCGGGACGGCGAAGAACGCGATGCGGCTGGTCGACGCCGGGCTGAACGTCATCCACCTGCCCAAGACGATCGACAACGACATCGCCGCGACCGACACGTCGTTCGGGTTCGCGACGGCCACCGAGATCGCCACCGAGGCCGTGGACCGCGTGCACTCGACGGCGCACAGCCACCACCGGATCATCCTCACCGAGATCATGGGGCACCGGGCCGGCTGGCTGACGCTCGCGTCGGGGATCGCCGGCGGCGCCGACATCATCCTCATCCCGGAGATCCCGTACACGATCGACGCGGTCGCGGAGACGATCCGTCGGCGCATGTCCCGCGGCTCGTCGTTCTCGGTCGTCGCCGTCGCCGAGGGCGCGCGGGACGTCGAGGACACCGCGGACTACGAGGCCGCGCAGCTGCTCGTGAAGTCCGCGAAGACCCCCGAGTCGCGGCGTGCCGCCAAGAAGCACCTGGCCCACGTCGAGGACGCGCA of Cellulomonas dongxiuzhuiae contains these proteins:
- a CDS encoding GNAT family N-acetyltransferase codes for the protein MAVLRPLAHDDLEVLLQVQREGGEVGLGHIFPQDEHPFPVARVRARWEAEIDDPGTDCFAVVLDGRLAGFAATRGDELLHFGTAVRTWGTGLAGAAHDEVLAHLRGQGHRAAWLRVFDDNRRAVRFYERRGWRATGTTSRTTFPPYPVLRRYERDLPVDV
- a CDS encoding YnfA family protein, yielding MTALRSILLFVAAAGLEIGGAWLVWQGIREHRGWVWVGFGVIALGLYGAVATLQPDASFGRILAAYGGVFVAGSLLWGMVVDGFRPDRWDVTGALVCLVGVALIMYAPRAA
- a CDS encoding 6-phosphofructokinase; the encoded protein is MTRTRAKRVGILTAGGDSPGLNAAIRGFGKTAIGHHGMELFGFRDGVTGLVENRYVELDGKALSGILTVGGTILGTSRDKVHRYSVDGGEPQDMVPTVVENYRELGLDALIMLGGGGTAKNAMRLVDAGLNVIHLPKTIDNDIAATDTSFGFATATEIATEAVDRVHSTAHSHHRIILTEIMGHRAGWLTLASGIAGGADIILIPEIPYTIDAVAETIRRRMSRGSSFSVVAVAEGARDVEDTADYEAAQLLVKSAKTPESRRAAKKHLAHVEDAQREHTFKLARELEAATRLETRVTILGYVQRGGTPCAADRLLATRLGAAAANLVDRGEFGVMVAARGDEAVPVPLSEVAGKVKLVPPDHAWIQAARQVGTGLGD